Proteins encoded together in one Chryseobacterium sp. G0201 window:
- a CDS encoding lanthionine synthetase LanC family protein, which produces MQVIDKIINHIFQNIIENKHKTTGLVNGVCSELIFLEQIVRFNKDYLKKIPTKKITDYIDKIYSDFEDNNLDFTYAEGIPGILCSQKFLSNSKYFSLDFIEINDFNETLIDIAIDYFEEDNYDFLYGAIGVMMPIIFDKVKYGISDYPNNLSNLIQTIFSKREKLFWRSKDDKHENIYDFGVAHGFISILYLLSVICKNRSDIEIIKKTVFDFLSFGNFSNSLSIFPDKIDIEKPYSCNSRLGWCYGDLGIGNIIYQIGNNIFDEKLKQIGIQITLKSSNRINLKEGSVLDASICHGTSGIALMYQKNYQISKNKKAYEAYHYWKNKTLEFYDESNKDCCFGYVRGTGTINNFGLLQGIAGIGIFLMNNNKNSWSNILLIG; this is translated from the coding sequence ATGCAAGTAATAGATAAAATTATTAATCATATTTTTCAAAATATTATAGAAAATAAACACAAAACTACTGGATTAGTTAATGGCGTATGTTCTGAATTAATATTTTTAGAACAGATAGTTAGATTTAATAAAGATTATTTAAAAAAAATACCCACTAAAAAAATCACAGATTATATAGATAAAATTTATTCTGATTTTGAAGACAACAATTTAGACTTTACATATGCCGAGGGAATTCCTGGTATATTATGCTCCCAAAAATTTCTCTCAAATTCAAAATATTTTAGTTTGGATTTCATTGAGATAAATGATTTTAATGAAACTTTAATTGATATTGCTATTGATTATTTTGAAGAGGACAATTACGATTTTCTTTATGGAGCTATCGGGGTTATGATGCCCATAATATTTGATAAGGTGAAATATGGTATTTCTGATTACCCTAATAATCTCAGCAATCTTATACAAACTATTTTTTCTAAAAGGGAAAAACTATTCTGGAGATCAAAGGATGATAAACATGAAAATATTTATGATTTTGGAGTCGCGCATGGCTTTATCTCAATATTATATCTTCTATCCGTAATCTGTAAAAATAGAAGTGATATTGAAATTATTAAAAAAACTGTTTTTGATTTCTTATCCTTTGGAAATTTTTCAAATTCTTTATCTATTTTTCCTGATAAGATTGACATTGAGAAACCATATAGCTGCAATTCCAGACTAGGTTGGTGTTATGGTGATTTAGGTATTGGAAACATTATTTATCAAATAGGTAATAATATTTTTGATGAAAAATTGAAGCAAATAGGTATACAAATTACCTTAAAATCAAGTAATCGAATTAACTTAAAAGAAGGCTCAGTTTTAGATGCCTCTATTTGTCATGGAACTTCCGGGATTGCTTTAATGTACCAAAAAAATTATCAAATTAGCAAAAATAAAAAGGCATATGAAGCCTATCATTATTGGAAAAACAAAACTCTTGAATTTTATGATGAATCCAATAAAGATTGTTGTTTTGGATATGTACGTGGTACGGGAACTATTAACAATTTTGGTTTATTACAGGGAATTGCAGGAATTGGAATCTTTCTAATGAATAATAATAAAAACTCATGGTCAAATATATTATTAATTGGATAA
- a CDS encoding sensor histidine kinase, producing the protein MYILSLLKKSIRDMSYKTLEVQNTKAIRFITEDKFRLLRHAILLLGILAILSYSKDVTQYRGSFRFLKVLLIYVPLVLMCYININFLVPVFFFKGRYVIYFALLILLVILSLNAISTVLDVFFPNKGTFDPHRDSEGRGFYESIVILIPIILVTTMIKLFQRWMKDNQRINELDRINFKMELNELRNQMNPHFLFNTLNGIKSLIRTDPDKAGMVIVKLSEFLRYQLYENNEERTLLKSEINFLSNFLDLETIRRDNLSVKLSSDTDCSIIKSIFLPPNLFTTFVENAVKHSVNINDEESFVHVKIDVKDNFLHFCCINSKDSNYVPSASEKSSGLGLGNIKRRLELLYGHNHTLDIYSSESQYEIKLTIPL; encoded by the coding sequence ATGTATATTTTATCTTTGCTGAAGAAATCGATCAGGGATATGAGTTACAAGACATTGGAGGTACAGAACACCAAAGCTATACGGTTTATAACAGAAGATAAATTCAGATTACTGCGCCATGCGATACTGCTACTTGGTATTCTTGCCATTTTGTCCTACTCCAAGGATGTAACGCAGTATCGCGGTTCCTTCCGGTTCCTGAAGGTATTACTCATCTATGTTCCCTTGGTGCTGATGTGTTATATCAATATCAATTTTCTGGTTCCTGTATTTTTCTTTAAGGGGCGCTATGTGATCTATTTTGCTCTACTGATCTTATTGGTCATACTTTCATTAAATGCCATTTCAACCGTCCTGGATGTATTTTTTCCCAACAAAGGCACTTTTGATCCACATCGTGACAGTGAAGGCCGAGGATTTTACGAATCGATCGTGATCCTTATCCCTATAATCCTTGTCACGACCATGATCAAGTTATTTCAACGTTGGATGAAGGATAATCAGCGGATCAATGAGCTGGACAGGATCAATTTCAAAATGGAATTAAATGAACTTAGAAACCAGATGAACCCACACTTTTTGTTTAATACACTTAACGGTATCAAATCTCTTATAAGGACGGATCCGGATAAAGCGGGAATGGTGATCGTTAAACTTTCGGAATTTCTTAGATACCAACTCTACGAAAATAATGAAGAACGTACCCTTTTAAAGTCCGAAATTAATTTTCTATCTAATTTCCTGGATCTTGAGACCATTAGGAGAGATAATCTGTCGGTAAAACTCAGCAGTGACACCGATTGCAGTATCATTAAAAGCATATTCCTTCCACCAAATCTTTTTACCACTTTTGTTGAAAATGCTGTTAAGCACAGTGTGAATATAAATGATGAGGAATCCTTTGTGCATGTAAAAATAGATGTGAAAGACAATTTCCTGCACTTCTGCTGTATCAATTCAAAAGATTCAAATTATGTACCTTCTGCCAGTGAGAAAAGTAGCGGATTAGGCTTGGGAAATATAAAAAGACGTCTTGAACTTTTGTATGGTCATAACCATACACTTGACATATATTCTTCAGAAAGTCAATATGAAATCAAATTAACTATTCCATTATGA
- a CDS encoding class I lanthipeptide: protein MKKITFSNKKVQLNKQKISVLHKEQMSKLAGGLVNPGEGLDPSLDPDTGINASKKYPELCPPPKSDRLCGGSCSPALSGW, encoded by the coding sequence ATGAAAAAAATCACATTTTCAAACAAGAAAGTACAATTAAACAAGCAAAAAATTTCAGTTCTTCATAAAGAGCAAATGAGTAAACTTGCTGGTGGTCTAGTTAATCCAGGAGAAGGTTTAGATCCTAGTTTAGATCCGGATACAGGGATTAATGCTAGTAAGAAGTATCCAGAACTTTGCCCTCCTCCAAAAAGTGATAGATTATGCGGAGGATCATGCTCGCCTGCATTAAGCGGTTGGTAA
- a CDS encoding efflux RND transporter permease subunit: MSITGIAIKRPLLLIVIFTVLVMFGIQSYLSLNYNLLPKIEVPTVSVSTLYPGASAAEVQATVTKKLEDAFSSVEGLDQINSTSQESVSIITISFKSGTDIDKAERDVQRKADQALNDLPDDAERPQVNKVNLEETPVIKAGITANMAPRNLYDLMDNQLRPILQNVAGVGQVNIIGGDEREIQININQEKLLAYGLSISQITQAVNNANLSFPAGSIETQNQQLSIRYDANVQSLDQLRNLIVFQHPRQGVIYLKHIAEVVDATAETTAINHINGIPSIGVQIIKQSDANAVDVSEQVKKAFSDIEAQYKEQNLKFNISSDQSVYTLNSADAVMFDLMLAVIIVGIVMLAFLHSFRSSMFVLVALPASIIPTFIAMYMLGFSLNLMTLMALSLVVGILVDDSIVVLENIYRHMEMGSDKRKAALEGRNEIGFTALSITLVDVVVFLPLALAGGMIGSILREFSLVVVISTLMSLFVSFTVTPLLASRFGKLEHLSNGTLWGRINLGFENFIDDIKKDYERLLEKVLRKKRWLLSGTILLIIGSIALVPTGFIGAAFIPKTDQSDLILNMELEPTATIYKTNMLVQQAETLLMEQPEVEKVFSSIGFVSGSVSGTSSNANLAELTLTLVDKKKRGMSSEEFGTYIQNKLSGAITGVKFTASSTSITGNVSSAPIQIAIKGVDLKDVRQVAEAYQKVVEAVPGTQFVKLSVKNRKPEVDIKLNREKMSLLGLNASMVGATLQNSFSGSDQSQFKQDGNEYDIRVSLDKFNRSDIKNIRDLPFVNSEWQSILLSQFADVSEALGETTLQRIDRLGSITVQANVTGRPTGTVSDEMKEKAASVKLPNGISVEYLGDSKNQGDAFGSLGLALVTAIVLVYLIMVALYENAVYPFVVLFSIPVALVGAFLILALTMETLNIFTIIGMIMLLGLVSKNAILIVDFTNHLKAEGRPVKEALVEAGKERLRPILMTTLAMIFGMLPIAIASGAASEIKNGMAWVIIGGLTSSMILTLFVVPSMYLIIDNLLQKLLKKNDKIPE, encoded by the coding sequence ATGTCAATAACCGGAATAGCCATAAAAAGGCCCTTATTGCTTATCGTAATCTTTACGGTACTAGTCATGTTCGGGATACAATCTTACCTGAGCCTGAACTATAACCTGCTTCCGAAGATCGAAGTGCCGACAGTTTCTGTCAGTACACTTTATCCAGGAGCCTCAGCAGCGGAAGTGCAAGCCACGGTAACCAAGAAATTGGAAGATGCTTTTTCATCTGTTGAAGGGCTCGACCAGATCAATTCCACTTCGCAGGAAAGTGTTTCGATCATTACCATATCGTTTAAGAGCGGAACTGACATTGATAAAGCGGAGCGGGATGTTCAGCGCAAGGCCGATCAGGCATTGAACGACCTGCCGGACGATGCAGAACGACCACAGGTAAACAAGGTAAACCTTGAAGAAACTCCGGTGATCAAAGCAGGTATTACGGCAAACATGGCTCCCCGAAACCTGTACGACCTCATGGACAACCAGTTGAGGCCGATCTTACAGAACGTTGCGGGTGTAGGTCAGGTAAACATTATCGGCGGCGATGAGCGTGAGATACAGATCAACATCAACCAGGAGAAACTGTTGGCATACGGTCTTTCCATATCTCAGATCACACAGGCAGTCAACAATGCCAATCTTTCTTTTCCTGCCGGTAGTATAGAAACACAGAACCAGCAGCTTTCCATCCGATATGATGCCAATGTACAATCATTAGACCAGCTGCGTAATCTAATTGTATTCCAGCACCCTAGACAGGGGGTCATCTATCTGAAACATATTGCAGAGGTGGTCGATGCCACGGCAGAAACAACAGCGATCAACCACATCAACGGTATTCCGTCTATCGGTGTGCAGATCATCAAACAGAGCGATGCCAATGCAGTTGATGTTAGTGAACAGGTGAAAAAAGCATTTTCAGATATCGAAGCGCAATACAAAGAGCAGAACCTGAAATTCAATATTTCGTCCGACCAGAGTGTCTATACGCTCAACTCGGCCGATGCGGTCATGTTCGACCTGATGCTGGCCGTGATCATCGTGGGCATCGTGATGCTGGCCTTCCTGCACAGCTTCAGAAGTTCCATGTTCGTATTGGTAGCGCTCCCCGCATCCATCATACCAACATTTATCGCCATGTACATGCTTGGATTTTCGCTCAACCTGATGACGCTGATGGCACTTTCACTTGTAGTGGGCATATTGGTGGATGATTCCATCGTGGTACTGGAAAACATCTACAGGCACATGGAAATGGGATCTGACAAAAGGAAGGCAGCTCTTGAGGGGCGTAACGAGATCGGGTTTACCGCTCTTTCCATTACACTGGTGGATGTCGTGGTATTCCTCCCATTGGCACTGGCAGGAGGTATGATCGGTTCCATCCTCCGTGAGTTCTCCCTTGTGGTCGTGATCTCGACCCTGATGAGCCTCTTTGTTTCCTTTACTGTCACTCCTTTGCTGGCAAGCCGTTTTGGCAAACTTGAACATTTGAGCAACGGTACCTTATGGGGAAGGATCAATCTTGGTTTTGAAAATTTCATCGATGACATCAAAAAAGACTACGAGAGACTCTTGGAAAAGGTGCTCCGCAAGAAAAGATGGCTTTTATCCGGCACTATATTACTTATCATCGGATCTATCGCCCTGGTTCCAACAGGGTTTATCGGAGCAGCATTTATCCCCAAAACGGATCAGAGCGACCTTATACTGAACATGGAACTGGAGCCTACGGCAACCATCTATAAGACCAATATGCTCGTACAACAGGCGGAAACACTGCTGATGGAACAGCCTGAGGTGGAAAAGGTATTTTCCAGCATCGGTTTTGTCAGCGGAAGTGTATCGGGAACCAGCAGTAATGCCAATCTTGCCGAGCTGACATTGACTTTGGTGGATAAGAAAAAGCGTGGTATGTCTTCCGAAGAATTTGGGACCTATATCCAGAATAAGCTGAGCGGAGCGATCACCGGTGTCAAGTTCACGGCATCATCCACCTCCATTACCGGGAATGTCAGCAGTGCACCCATACAGATCGCCATTAAAGGTGTTGACCTGAAAGATGTCCGTCAGGTAGCGGAAGCTTACCAGAAGGTTGTAGAAGCAGTACCCGGAACACAGTTTGTCAAACTTTCCGTGAAGAACAGGAAACCGGAGGTGGACATCAAACTGAACAGGGAAAAGATGAGCCTGTTGGGACTGAATGCCAGTATGGTCGGGGCGACACTACAGAATTCATTTAGCGGAAGTGATCAAAGCCAGTTCAAACAGGATGGTAATGAATACGACATCAGGGTGAGCCTGGATAAATTTAACCGTTCGGATATCAAAAATATAAGAGACCTGCCTTTTGTAAATTCCGAATGGCAAAGCATATTGTTAAGCCAGTTTGCAGATGTAAGCGAGGCGCTTGGGGAAACTACCTTACAGCGGATCGACCGTCTGGGTTCCATCACTGTACAGGCAAATGTGACTGGACGTCCTACCGGTACTGTTAGCGATGAGATGAAGGAAAAAGCCGCATCTGTTAAACTTCCCAACGGTATCAGTGTAGAGTATCTCGGCGATTCCAAGAACCAGGGAGATGCCTTTGGAAGTTTGGGATTAGCATTGGTCACGGCCATTGTTTTGGTTTACTTGATCATGGTAGCACTGTACGAAAATGCAGTCTATCCCTTCGTCGTATTGTTCTCCATACCGGTAGCACTGGTGGGTGCATTTCTGATCTTAGCACTGACGATGGAAACCCTTAACATCTTTACTATTATCGGGATGATCATGCTTCTGGGTCTGGTTTCAAAAAATGCGATCCTGATCGTGGATTTCACCAATCACCTGAAAGCGGAAGGGCGTCCTGTCAAAGAGGCTTTGGTCGAAGCTGGAAAGGAAAGGCTCCGACCTATCTTAATGACCACTTTGGCAATGATCTTCGGGATGCTTCCCATTGCTATCGCAAGCGGTGCGGCTTCTGAGATCAAGAACGGCATGGCATGGGTGATCATTGGGGGCTTGACGAGTTCTATGATCTTGACTTTATTTGTCGTGCCCAGCATGTATCTAATTATTGATAATCTACTGCAGAAACTGTTAAAGAAAAATGATAAGATACCTGAATAG
- a CDS encoding lantibiotic dehydratase, which yields MPFNIDKILFRTHLIPFNKYSKEEYDNAFFRKALYVSSKNFYTELLAIDQKSDKDKHKLLKSLRKFWARSTSRCTPFGLFAGTALVKLEDNNLSNMICIGSTEKHNQAIRLDAGVFKELINHILYNDEAFRYVQFFLNNSVYETGATYRYVEYNEAVLPSQFELVSLDKTDILSKVVEKSKLGISFSELVDLIKHTEELDYEESVEFAMSLITSGFLISELDPTITGASMLDTLISHIQKYPDLSITYQNLVKVKSLLENNKNTLDFEVIEREIKRYLNMNLSYPLLQVDTFLKVESNSSLDKKIISTVLSQVQSLKVLGRNIDQNEIDDFKRRFINRYGDEEVPLSIALDPEIGIGFGINKNIESDLIDGLMLGGKSYDNPEPYYFDFISEFITNKYIDFIENNHTHIEITENDIELLKKKSNFHTKELTKSIFGSLYINSNDFSFELKAIGGTSSTYTLSRFANGDKAIEEYTKSLYNYENRYDDDFVVAEIVHFPEDRAVGNIIQRPILSKYEIPYVSKSGTIQENQLDINDLMISIVSNKIRIKSKKLSKFVLPKLTTAHSYRYNSLPIYRFLSEIQQQENLNFGIWDWSMFKHKKYLPRVQYKNLILKKARWILDYDIIFSKNNDTPTNEILRSYLDEKNIPDEFFIEQGEEEIFINTKYAIGNNLLLDFLDKYKKITITENLLNNNNSIIKDLNGNYYSNEIVIPFFEKKGNIQDINIPKEIDVESSYNQPFVPQSEWIYFKIYGGNLTLDNLLGSKIGEYVNKLIKNGEVEKFFFIRYKDTEDHLRLRFFNSKGNNKHIFDSFQQLLQQDVEKGLIHNIVIDSYRREINRYNKKFINKVETLFFADSIAVIDIISILKQVEDSQKYRVLFALRGIDFILNDFKLNIEEKKEFVEILTTAFLKEFGDSKVLKKQLNSKYRIYQSDIFSHMNGENDTLNNIDEVIEIFKLRSTSNSFISELLTDIDFQKGKFQYISSYIHMFVNRMIMSDQRKNELVLYYFLSKFYTSLIAIDKISNKQ from the coding sequence ATGCCCTTTAATATTGATAAAATTTTATTTAGAACTCATCTTATTCCATTTAACAAGTATTCAAAAGAAGAATATGATAATGCTTTTTTTAGAAAAGCTTTATATGTTTCATCTAAAAACTTTTATACAGAGTTATTGGCGATTGATCAAAAGTCAGATAAGGATAAACATAAACTTTTAAAATCATTAAGGAAATTTTGGGCACGATCTACTTCCCGCTGTACTCCTTTTGGATTATTTGCAGGAACTGCTCTCGTAAAATTAGAGGATAATAATTTGTCTAATATGATTTGCATTGGTAGTACAGAAAAACATAATCAAGCTATAAGACTCGATGCAGGTGTGTTTAAAGAGCTTATAAATCATATCTTGTATAACGATGAAGCTTTTAGATATGTACAATTTTTTTTAAATAATAGTGTTTATGAGACAGGGGCTACTTATCGATATGTTGAGTATAATGAGGCTGTTTTACCATCTCAGTTCGAATTAGTTTCTCTGGATAAGACCGATATTCTCAGTAAAGTTGTTGAAAAGTCTAAATTGGGGATATCTTTCTCAGAGCTAGTAGACTTAATAAAGCATACTGAAGAATTAGATTATGAAGAATCTGTTGAGTTCGCAATGAGCTTGATAACATCAGGTTTTTTAATTTCAGAGTTGGATCCTACTATAACAGGAGCTTCTATGTTAGATACATTGATTAGTCATATTCAAAAATATCCAGACTTATCAATTACATACCAAAACCTTGTCAAAGTAAAAAGTCTTTTAGAAAATAATAAAAATACACTAGATTTTGAGGTTATTGAGAGAGAAATTAAACGTTATTTAAATATGAATTTATCATATCCTCTTCTACAGGTCGATACATTTCTAAAAGTTGAAAGTAATTCATCCCTTGATAAGAAAATTATTTCTACAGTTCTAAGTCAGGTGCAGTCTCTTAAAGTGTTAGGGCGAAATATTGATCAAAATGAAATAGATGATTTTAAAAGAAGATTCATCAATAGATATGGTGATGAGGAAGTTCCATTAAGTATTGCACTAGATCCAGAGATAGGAATAGGTTTTGGAATTAATAAAAATATAGAAAGTGACTTAATTGATGGACTGATGTTAGGAGGTAAATCTTACGACAATCCTGAACCATATTATTTTGATTTTATCTCAGAGTTTATTACTAATAAATATATTGATTTTATTGAAAATAATCATACCCATATAGAAATAACAGAAAATGACATAGAGCTATTAAAAAAGAAATCAAATTTTCATACAAAGGAATTAACGAAATCAATATTTGGTAGTCTTTATATTAATTCAAATGATTTTAGTTTTGAATTAAAAGCAATTGGAGGAACCTCTTCAACCTATACATTATCGAGGTTTGCAAACGGGGATAAAGCAATTGAGGAATATACAAAGAGTCTATATAATTATGAGAACAGGTATGATGATGATTTTGTAGTTGCTGAGATAGTTCATTTTCCCGAAGATAGAGCTGTAGGTAATATTATTCAAAGACCAATATTATCAAAATATGAAATACCCTATGTAAGTAAGTCCGGCACAATACAAGAGAATCAGTTAGACATCAATGATTTAATGATTTCAATTGTTTCTAATAAAATACGTATTAAAAGTAAAAAATTATCAAAATTTGTCCTTCCCAAATTAACAACAGCACACAGTTATAGATATAATAGTTTACCTATCTATCGATTTTTGTCAGAAATACAGCAACAGGAAAATCTAAACTTTGGAATTTGGGACTGGAGCATGTTTAAGCATAAAAAATACCTACCTAGAGTCCAATATAAGAATTTAATTCTTAAAAAAGCGCGATGGATTTTAGACTATGACATTATATTTAGTAAAAATAATGATACACCTACAAATGAAATATTAAGATCATATTTGGACGAAAAAAATATTCCTGATGAATTTTTTATAGAACAAGGTGAAGAGGAGATTTTTATTAATACTAAGTATGCAATTGGGAATAACTTATTATTAGATTTTTTAGATAAGTATAAAAAAATTACTATTACTGAGAATTTACTAAATAATAATAACTCAATTATAAAAGACCTGAACGGAAATTATTATTCTAATGAGATAGTAATACCATTTTTTGAAAAAAAAGGAAACATACAAGACATTAATATACCCAAAGAAATAGATGTTGAGAGCTCATACAACCAACCCTTTGTGCCACAAAGTGAGTGGATATATTTTAAAATCTATGGCGGAAATTTAACTTTAGACAATTTATTGGGTTCCAAAATCGGAGAATATGTAAATAAACTAATAAAAAACGGAGAAGTTGAAAAATTCTTTTTTATACGTTACAAAGATACAGAAGACCATTTGCGTTTAAGATTCTTTAATTCAAAAGGAAATAACAAGCATATTTTTGATTCTTTCCAGCAGCTACTCCAACAAGATGTTGAGAAAGGACTTATCCATAATATAGTTATAGATTCTTATAGAAGAGAGATAAATAGATATAATAAAAAATTTATAAATAAGGTAGAGACTTTATTTTTTGCTGATAGTATAGCTGTAATTGATATCATAAGCATATTGAAGCAGGTTGAAGATAGTCAAAAATATAGAGTTTTATTCGCATTGAGAGGAATTGATTTTATATTAAATGATTTTAAACTTAATATTGAAGAAAAGAAAGAATTTGTGGAAATATTAACAACTGCTTTTTTAAAGGAATTTGGGGACTCAAAAGTTTTGAAAAAACAGCTTAATTCTAAATATAGAATCTATCAATCTGATATTTTTTCTCACATGAATGGAGAAAATGATACATTAAATAATATAGATGAAGTAATAGAAATTTTTAAACTAAGAAGCACCAGCAATAGTTTTATTAGTGAACTTTTAACTGACATTGATTTTCAAAAAGGCAAATTTCAGTATATTTCAAGTTATATACATATGTTTGTCAATAGAATGATAATGAGTGATCAAAGAAAAAATGAACTTGTTTTATATTATTTTCTCTCTAAATTTTATACCTCTTTAATTGCTATTGATAAAATTAGTAATAAGCAGTAA
- a CDS encoding alpha/beta hydrolase family protein, with the protein MLWAGKKDENIFWEQAQEFYIGLKRNQKDAVALFYTKGDHSLSMSTEEKEDLHKRSAEWLDYFLKDQIDVEWIDKQMKDELIPDRKSSTDR; encoded by the coding sequence TTGTTATGGGCAGGAAAGAAAGATGAAAATATTTTCTGGGAACAGGCTCAGGAGTTTTATATAGGATTAAAGCGAAATCAAAAAGATGCAGTCGCATTGTTCTACACTAAAGGAGATCATTCGTTAAGCATGAGTACGGAAGAAAAAGAGGATCTACACAAACGGTCAGCAGAGTGGCTGGACTATTTTCTGAAAGATCAGATAGATGTAGAATGGATTGACAAGCAAATGAAGGATGAATTAATTCCAGATAGAAAATCTTCAACAGATAGATAG
- a CDS encoding lanthionine synthetase LanC family protein gives MFSISNLPDSFFTTPSIGYKFGKSGFLLMNSLLYKNTQLPIYFDNIEIILTNIFEQIETGYYGERNFEELSDFLRILYFIEKNGILDRDTLVSISDKLIEEIDFYFSDYLKYGNDFHFCRGILVFANLFCETPSFIKNYENELLKIVEFLDRIAIRKDNYTYWVNANLQFENKIFNNSIYGNLSICKFLYSIHEISPLSISLLEECLDFILSQLDYSKKGLSIFAEPHTTTQNKRTEKPMLQWIDGSFNIMYSLIVHLGDILPKLEYDFILKNLILVSKLSEDNVDCTKISLGYGSTGVYMMFQNLFEKTGMQDFKEASRYWFNLSVERLHSKEKSFSQYNDEVRLTSFISGYSGAYICKNLYESGETSLINNLIYL, from the coding sequence ATGTTTTCAATATCTAATTTACCTGACTCATTTTTTACAACTCCCTCAATAGGTTATAAATTTGGAAAATCTGGATTTTTACTAATGAATTCGTTGTTATATAAGAATACACAATTACCGATATATTTTGATAATATTGAGATAATTTTAACTAACATTTTTGAACAAATTGAAACAGGCTACTACGGAGAAAGAAATTTTGAAGAATTAAGTGACTTCTTACGAATTTTATATTTCATTGAAAAAAACGGTATTCTTGATCGGGATACTTTAGTATCAATCTCTGATAAGCTTATCGAAGAGATTGATTTTTATTTTTCGGATTATCTCAAGTATGGTAATGACTTTCATTTTTGTAGAGGAATTTTGGTATTTGCCAATCTTTTCTGCGAAACACCTTCTTTTATTAAAAATTATGAAAATGAACTTCTTAAAATTGTAGAATTTTTAGATAGAATAGCGATTAGGAAAGATAATTATACTTATTGGGTTAATGCCAATCTACAATTTGAGAATAAAATTTTTAATAATAGTATTTATGGTAATCTTAGTATTTGTAAGTTTTTGTATTCCATACACGAAATTTCCCCTTTATCCATTTCTTTACTTGAAGAATGTTTAGATTTTATATTAAGTCAATTAGATTATTCCAAGAAGGGCCTTTCAATTTTTGCTGAACCCCATACGACGACTCAAAACAAGCGAACTGAAAAGCCTATGTTACAATGGATTGATGGAAGTTTTAATATAATGTACTCTTTAATTGTACATTTGGGAGATATTCTACCCAAGCTAGAATATGATTTTATTCTAAAAAATTTAATTTTAGTTTCTAAATTATCTGAAGATAATGTTGATTGTACTAAAATTAGTTTAGGTTATGGCAGTACTGGAGTTTATATGATGTTTCAAAATCTTTTTGAAAAAACTGGTATGCAAGATTTCAAAGAAGCCTCTAGATATTGGTTTAATTTATCAGTAGAGAGGTTACATTCTAAAGAAAAATCATTCTCACAATATAATGACGAAGTTCGTTTGACTAGTTTTATTTCTGGATATTCAGGTGCATATATTTGCAAAAATCTTTATGAATCTGGAGAAACTTCTTTAATTAATAACTTGATATATTTATAA
- a CDS encoding LytR/AlgR family response regulator transcription factor, which translates to MKCIIVDDEPLARQEMQALINDVSDLEIIGSFSNAPAALKFLKINSVDLIFLDIEMPMVTGLEFASQLSEDTLVIFTTAYPKYALESYELDAIDYLLKPIDKFRVQKAINKAVTYKKLLSAETEKNTIESNTGDFMIIKSERKFFKINFADIKYIEGLKDYVVIYTGNQKLITAMNLKTIHQKIPNNTFFRVSKSYVINLNFIDSFDHHNVYVGENEVPLGEVYKKDFFRIYSGGSLNLE; encoded by the coding sequence ATGAAATGTATTATAGTAGACGACGAACCTTTGGCAAGACAGGAAATGCAGGCATTGATCAATGACGTTTCCGATCTTGAAATAATCGGTTCATTTTCTAATGCTCCGGCAGCACTAAAGTTTTTAAAGATCAATAGTGTAGATCTTATCTTTCTGGATATCGAGATGCCTATGGTAACAGGATTGGAATTTGCATCCCAGCTATCCGAAGATACGCTCGTTATCTTTACTACAGCCTATCCTAAGTACGCTTTGGAAAGCTATGAGCTGGATGCTATTGACTATCTATTAAAACCGATTGACAAATTCCGTGTCCAAAAAGCCATCAATAAGGCTGTAACTTACAAAAAATTGCTTTCCGCTGAAACTGAAAAGAATACGATAGAATCAAATACCGGAGATTTTATGATCATAAAATCTGAACGGAAGTTTTTCAAGATCAATTTTGCTGACATCAAATATATTGAGGGTTTAAAGGACTATGTGGTGATATATACCGGAAACCAGAAACTGATCACAGCCATGAACCTCAAGACCATACATCAGAAAATCCCTAATAATACTTTTTTTAGGGTCAGCAAGTCGTATGTTATCAATCTCAATTTCATTGATTCATTTGATCATCACAATGTCTACGTCGGCGAAAATGAAGTGCCGTTGGGTGAAGTGTATAAAAAGGATTTTTTCAGGATTTATTCGGGAGGATCGCTCAATCTTGAGTGA